A window of the Cucurbita pepo subsp. pepo cultivar mu-cu-16 chromosome LG01, ASM280686v2, whole genome shotgun sequence genome harbors these coding sequences:
- the LOC111807713 gene encoding protein MAEA homolog has protein sequence MEVDAIPNGSASETAMENAAAATISPTPSKISGLAESLKLEHQFLRVPFEHYKKTIRANHRVAEKEVSAVISSVTDAADRENMSREEAVHHFTSLVSRLQGLKRKLEEGSRTEQMQAQKCRARLDHLESADADNLAEWNSTRLKRILVDYMLRMSYFDTAVKLSESSNIQDLVDIDVFQEAKRVIDALQNKEIAPALSWCSDNKSRLKKSKSKFEFQLRLQEFIELVRADKNMQAITYARKYLAPWGATHMKELQRVMATLAFKSSTECAIYKVLFEPKQWDHLVDVFRQEFCKIYGMTLEPLLNIYLQAGLSALKTPYCYEDDCTKEDPLSQESFRKLAVPLPYSKQHHSKLVCYITKELMDTENPPQVLPNGYVYSAKALEKMAKENSGKITCPRTGFVCSYSELVKAYIS, from the exons ATGGAGGTCGATGCCATTCCCAACGGCTCCGCCTCTGAAACCGCCATGGAAAATGCCGCAGCCGCAACGATTAGCCCTACGCCCTCCAAGATTAGCGGATTGGCTGAGTCTCTAAAGCTGGAACATCAATTTCTTAGGGTTCCCTTTGAGCACTACAAGAAGACGATTCGAGCTAATCATCGCGTTGCTGAGAAGGAGGTCTCTGCTGTGATATCCAGCGTTACTGATGCCGCCGATCGCGAAAACATGTCGAGGGAAGAGGCCGTACATCACTTCACTTCGCTTGTATCCAGATTGCAGGGGTTGAAAAGAAAG TTGGAAGAGGGTAGTCGCACCGAGCAGATGCAAGCACAGAAGTGTCGCGCCAGACTCGATCATTTAGAATCGGCTGATGCTGATAATTTGGCGGAATGGAACAGCACACGCTTGAAAAGAATCCTTGTGGACTATATGCTGCGGATGTCATATTTTGACACTGCAGTGAAATTATCAGAGAGCAGCAATATTCAG GATCTTGTCGACATTGATGTCTTTCAAGAAGCCAAAAGGGTTATTGATGCCCTTCAGAACAAGGAGATAGCACCTGCACTTTCCTGGTGTTCCGATAACAAGTCGAGGTTGAAGAAGTCCAAG AGCAAATTTGAGTTTCAACTGAGGCTTCAAGAGTTCATAGAATTGGTACGAGCTGACAAGAATATGCAAGCTATTACATATGCACGGAAGTACCTTGCTCCCTGGGGAGCCACCCATATGAAAGAACTGCAGCGGGTCATGGCAACATTGGCTTTCAAGAGTAGTACTGAGTGTGCCATATACAAG GTCTTATTTGAACCAAAGCAGTGGGATCATCTTGTGGATGTATTTAGACAAGAGTTCTGCAAAATATATGGCATGACACTCGAGCCATTGCTAAATATTTATCTGCAAGCAGGCTTGTCTGCTCTCAAAACTCC ATACTGCTATGAGGATGATTGCACCAAGGAAGACCCACTATCGCAAGAAAGTTTTAGGAAGCTGGCAGTGCCGTTGCCTTATTCAAAGCAGCATCATTCGAAGCTCGTGTGTTACATAACGAAAGAGCTCATGGACACCGAGAACCCGCCACAAGTGCTTCCGAATGGTTATGTCTACAGTGCCAAG GCTCTGGAAAAAATGGCCAAGGAAAACAGCGGTAAAATCACATGTCCAAGAACAGGATTTGTGTGCAGTTATTCTGAGCTGGTGAAAGCATACATATCATAG
- the LOC111800490 gene encoding serine/arginine-rich splicing factor RS2Z32-like isoform X5, translating to MPRYDDRYGGTRLYVGRLSSRTRSRDLDDLFSRYGRVRDVDMKRDYAFVEFSDPRDADDARYSLNGRDVQGSRIIVEIAKGVPRGPGGSREYLGRGPPGTGRCFNCGIDGHWARDCKAGDWKNKCYRCGERGHIEKNCQNSPKKLKRGSYSRSPSPRRGRSRSRSYSRGRSYSRSRSPVKRERSLERSDKRSRSPRGRSSPKRHSLSPPPSKAMKRSPTPDERSPEEARHSLSPGKRDSPRGGRSRSPRGRSSRSPRGRSSRSPRGRSISPRGRSSISPRGRSSRSPRGRSSRSPRGRSISPRGRSRSPVDRSRSPMDEGEDFNGGGSRNYRREENGYSRSPSPLPREEASPVNDEDNNGSPRGGSESA from the exons ATGCCAAGGTACGACGATCGTTACGGTGGTACTCGGCTCTACGTTGGGCGCCTGTCTTCACGGACGAGGTCCCGTGATCTGGATGACTTGTTCAGTCGTTATGGAAG AGTACGCGATGTGGATATGAAGCGAGACTATGCATTTGTT GAGTTTAGTGATCCCCGAGATGCTGACGATGCAAGATATAGTTTAAATGGGAGGGATGTTCAAGGAAGTAGAATCATTGTGGAAATAGCTAAAGGG GTACCCCGTGGTCCTGGTGGATCTCGTGAATATCTTGGTAGAGGCCCTCCTGGAACTGGGCGATGTTTTAACTGTGGGATTGATGGCCACTGGGCTAGAGATTGCAAGGCTGGAGACTGGAAAAATAAGTGCTATCGCTGTGGTGAACGGGGTCACATAGAAAAGAATTGCCAGAACAGTCCTAAGAAATTGAA ACGTGGAAGTTACTCACGTTCACCCAGTCCTCGCCGTGGTAGAAGCCGCAGTCGTAGTTACAGCAGAGGTCGTAGCTACAG TCGTTCTAGATCACCcgtaaaaagagagagaagccTTGAACGATCAGATAAAAGATCAAGGAGTCCGAGAGGCAGGTCAAGCCCAAAGAGGCATAGTTTGTCACCTCCTCCTTCGAAAGCTATGAAACGTAGCCCCACACCTGATGAGAGGAGTCCAGAAGAAGCAAGACACAGTCTGTCCCCTGGAAAGCGAGACAGTCCAAGAGGAGGGAGGAGCAGGAGTCCGAGAGGTAGGAGCAGCAGGAGTCCGAGAGGTAGGAGCAGCAGGAGTCCAAGAGGTAGAAGCATCAGTCCAAGAGGTAGGAGCAGCATCAGTCCAAGAGGTAGGAGCAGCAGAAGTCCAAGAGGTAGGAGCAGCAGAAGTCCAAGAGGTAGAAGCATCAGTCCAAGAGGTAGAAGCAGGAGTCCAGTAGATAGGAGCAGGAGT CCAATGGATGAAGGCGAGGACTTCAATGGTGGTGGAAGTAGGAATTATCGGAGGGAAGAAAATGGCTACAGTCGCAGCCCCAGTCCATTGCCCAGAGAAGAAGCGAGTCCTGTAAACGATGAAGATAATAATGGTTCTCCAAGGGGGGGCAGCGAGTCTGCTTAA
- the LOC111781318 gene encoding probable protein phosphatase 2C 38 isoform X1, which produces MVSETLMKIVSPCWKPSVEGENSSRGGDASGRVDGLLWYKDSGRHINGEFSMAVIQANNLLEDRSQLESGPLSSFESGPIGTFVGIYDGHGGPEAAEFISDRLFNNMKTFHGAEFIPENRGVSAEIINKAFLETEEEFLSLVKKQWLSKPQIASVGSCCLVGIICCGLLYIANAGDSRVVLGRFEKTHKEVKAIQLSSEHNASIESVREELHSLHPGDPQIVVLKHKVWRVKGVIQVSRSLGDAYLKKTEFNREPLLPKFRLPEPFHKPILKAEPAIVVQKLYPEDQFLIFASDGLWEYISNQEAVDIVHSCPRNGVARKLVKAALHGAAKKREMRYTDLKKIDRGVRRHFHDDITVVVLFLDSHLISRSPSYGPMLSIRGGSGILARS; this is translated from the exons ATGGTATCAGAAACTTTGATGAAGATTGTATCACCTTGCTGGAAACCTTCTGTTGAAGGTGAAAATTCCAGCAGAGGTGGGGATGCGAGTGGTCGGGTTGATGGATTGTTATGGTACAAGGATTCTGGCCGCCATATTAATGGGGAATTCTCAATGGCGGTTATTCAGGCAAATAATTTGTTGGAAGATCGTAGCCAACTCGAGTCAGGGCCACTGAGCTCATTTGAATCAGGTCCCATTGGGACGTTcgttggaatctatgatggccATGGAGGACCTGAAGCTGCAGAATTCATAAGTGATCGTCTGTTCAATAATATGAAGA CTTTTCATGGTGCAGAATTTATTCCAGAAAATCGGGGAGTATCTGCTGAAATTataaacaaagcattcttggAGACAGAGGAGGAATTTTTGTCTCTTGTAAAGAAACAATGGCTTAGTAAGCCTCAAATTGCTTCGGTTGGTTCATGCTGTTTGGTAGGCATAATATGTTGTGGATTACTGTATATTGCAAATGCTGGAGATTCTAGAGTGGTGTTGGGAAGATTTGAAAAAACTCATAAAGAGGTTAAAGCCATCCAATTGTCATCTGAGCACAATGCTAGTATTGAATCTGTGCGAGAGGAGTTGCACTCGTTGCATCCCGGTGATCCGCAGATCGTTGTGCTAAAGCACAAGGTGTGGCGCGTGAAGGGTGTTATAcag GTCTCAAGATCCCTTGGTGATGCTTATCTGAAGAAAACAGAGTTCAACCGAGAGCCTCTCTTGCCCAAGTTCAGATTACCAGAACCATTCCACAAGCCAATTCTTAAAGCCGAGCCTGCTATTGTAGTGCAGAAACTGTATCCGGAGGATCAGTTCCTTATCTTTGCTTCAGATGGTCTTTGGGAGTATATAAGCAATCAGGAAGCTGTCGACATCGTCCATAGTTGTCCACGTAAC GGGGTTGCAAGGAAACTGGTTAAAGCGGCCCTTCATGGAGCtgcaaagaaaagagaaatgagaTACACAGACTTGAAGAAGATCGACCGCGGGGTAAGAAGGCATTTTCACGACGACATAACTGTTGTAGTATTGTTCCTGGATTCGCATTTGATTAGTCGAAGTCCGAGCTACGGACCGATGCTTTCAATCAGAGGAGGTTCTGGTATCCTGGCTAGATCGTAG
- the LOC111789907 gene encoding protein IN2-1 homolog B isoform X1: MATWTLGSSIGVSQPSSCSDVSLPCIPFSSPRLSFSSIIISPLKLQRQVSRRTARPVISVKMSAAEAFQEVLPPALTSASEPPPIFDGTTRLYISYTCPYAQRVWITRNCKGLQNKIQLVPINLRDRPSWYKEKVYPPNKVPALEHNNEVKGESLDLIRYIDSNFEGPSLFPEDQGRREFAEELMNYVNSFRGSVVSSFKGDRNEADVAFDYIESALSKYGDGPFFIGQFSLVDIAYAPFIERYQPFLLEVKTYDITAGRPKLAAWIEEMNKIEGYQQTKGDPREHVDNFKKRFLSPS; this comes from the exons ATGGCGACTTGGACACTCGGCAGCTCCATCGGCGTCTCACAGCCATCGTCTTGCTCAGATGTTTCACTTCCTTGCATTCCGTTTTCATCCCCGAGATTAAGCTTCTCCAGCATCATTATTTCTCCTCTTAAGCTTCAAAGACAAGTATCTCGAAGAACAGCCAGACCTGTAATTTCTGTGAAAATGTCTGCTGCTGA AGCTTTTCAGGAAGTTCTTCCCCCAGCCCTCACTTCGGCTTCAGAACCACCTCCTATCTTTGATGGAACAACGAG GCTTTACATATCTTATACATGCCCTTATGCGCAGCGTGTTTGGATTACTCGGAACTGTAAG GGTTTGCAGAATAAGATACAATTGGTTCCAATAAATCTACGAGATAGGCCATCTTGGTACAAGGAAAAAGTTTACCCACCTAACAAG GTGCCAGCTCTTGAACATAATAATGAGGTCAAAGGAGAGAGTCTTGACTTGATTAGATATATTGACAGCAATTTTGAGGGGCCTTCATTATTTCCTGAg GATCAGGGAAGGAGAGAGTTTGCTGAAGAATTGATGAACTACGTGAACTCTTTCAGGGGATCCGTGGTGTCTTCATTTAAAGGAGACCGAAATGAAGCTG ACGTGGCCTTCGACTACATCGAATCAGCTCTTTCAAAATATGGAGATGGCCCATTTTTTATAGGTCAGTTTAGTTTG GTGGATATAGCTTATGCTCCGTTTATTGAAAGGTATCAGCCGTTCTTATTGGAAGTAAAAACATATGATATCACGGCTGGCAGGCCAAAGCTGGCAGCTTGGATTGAG GAGATGAACAAGATCGAGGGTTACCAACAAACGAAGGGCGATCCACGGGAGCATGTTGATAACTTTAAGAAGCGGTTTTTG
- the LOC111800490 gene encoding serine/arginine-rich splicing factor RS2Z32-like isoform X4 — MVFSSSMRGEVSTLRYLYQMMALPVSGTNLRRVRDVDMKRDYAFVEFSDPRDADDARYSLNGRDVQGSRIIVEIAKGVPRGPGGSREYLGRGPPGTGRCFNCGIDGHWARDCKAGDWKNKCYRCGERGHIEKNCQNSPKKLKRGSYSRSPSPRRGRSRSRSYSRGRSYSRSRSPVKRERSLERSDKRSRSPRGRSSPKRHSLSPPPSKAMKRSPTPDERSPEEARHSLSPGKRDSPRGGRSRSPRGRSSRSPRGRSSRSPRGRSISPRGRSSISPRGRSSRSPRGRSSRSPRGRSISPRGRSRSPVDRSRSPMDRSRSPMDRSRSPMDEGEDFNGGGSRNYRREENGYSRSPSPLPREEASPVNDEDNNGSPRGGSESA; from the exons ATGGTGTTTAGTTCATCTATGAGGGGCGAGGTGTCAACCCTTCGATACTTGTATCAAATGATGGCCTTACCTGTTTCTGGAACCAATTTGCGCAGAGTACGCGATGTGGATATGAAGCGAGACTATGCATTTGTT GAGTTTAGTGATCCCCGAGATGCTGACGATGCAAGATATAGTTTAAATGGGAGGGATGTTCAAGGAAGTAGAATCATTGTGGAAATAGCTAAAGGG GTACCCCGTGGTCCTGGTGGATCTCGTGAATATCTTGGTAGAGGCCCTCCTGGAACTGGGCGATGTTTTAACTGTGGGATTGATGGCCACTGGGCTAGAGATTGCAAGGCTGGAGACTGGAAAAATAAGTGCTATCGCTGTGGTGAACGGGGTCACATAGAAAAGAATTGCCAGAACAGTCCTAAGAAATTGAA ACGTGGAAGTTACTCACGTTCACCCAGTCCTCGCCGTGGTAGAAGCCGCAGTCGTAGTTACAGCAGAGGTCGTAGCTACAG TCGTTCTAGATCACCcgtaaaaagagagagaagccTTGAACGATCAGATAAAAGATCAAGGAGTCCGAGAGGCAGGTCAAGCCCAAAGAGGCATAGTTTGTCACCTCCTCCTTCGAAAGCTATGAAACGTAGCCCCACACCTGATGAGAGGAGTCCAGAAGAAGCAAGACACAGTCTGTCCCCTGGAAAGCGAGACAGTCCAAGAGGAGGGAGGAGCAGGAGTCCGAGAGGTAGGAGCAGCAGGAGTCCGAGAGGTAGGAGCAGCAGGAGTCCAAGAGGTAGAAGCATCAGTCCAAGAGGTAGGAGCAGCATCAGTCCAAGAGGTAGGAGCAGCAGAAGTCCAAGAGGTAGGAGCAGCAGAAGTCCAAGAGGTAGAAGCATCAGTCCAAGAGGTAGAAGCAGGAGTCCAGTAGATAGGAGCAGGAGTCCAATGGATAGGAGCAGGAGCCCAATGGATAGGAGCAGGAGCCCAATGGATGAAGGCGAGGACTTCAATGGTGGTGGAAGTAGGAATTATCGGAGGGAAGAAAATGGCTACAGTCGCAGCCCCAGTCCATTGCCCAGAGAAGAAGCGAGTCCTGTAAACGATGAAGATAATAATGGTTCTCCAAGGGGGGGCAGCGAGTCTGCTTAA
- the LOC111800490 gene encoding serine/arginine-rich splicing factor RS2Z32-like isoform X1, whose protein sequence is MPRYDDRYGGTRLYVGRLSSRTRSRDLDDLFSRYGRVRDVDMKRDYAFVEFSDPRDADDARYSLNGRDVQGSRIIVEIAKGVPRGPGGSREYLGRGPPGTGRCFNCGIDGHWARDCKAGDWKNKCYRCGERGHIEKNCQNSPKKLKRGSYSRSPSPRRGRSRSRSYSRGRSYSRSRSPVKRERSLERSDKRSRSPRGRSSPKRHSLSPPPSKAMKRSPTPDERSPEEARHSLSPGKRDSPRGGRSRSPRGRSSRSPRGRSSRSPRGRSISPRGRSSISPRGRSSRSPRGRSSRSPRGRSISPRGRSRSPVDRSRSPMDRSRSPMDRSRSPMDEGEDFNGGGSRNYRREENGYSRSPSPLPREEASPVNDEDNNGSPRGGSESA, encoded by the exons ATGCCAAGGTACGACGATCGTTACGGTGGTACTCGGCTCTACGTTGGGCGCCTGTCTTCACGGACGAGGTCCCGTGATCTGGATGACTTGTTCAGTCGTTATGGAAG AGTACGCGATGTGGATATGAAGCGAGACTATGCATTTGTT GAGTTTAGTGATCCCCGAGATGCTGACGATGCAAGATATAGTTTAAATGGGAGGGATGTTCAAGGAAGTAGAATCATTGTGGAAATAGCTAAAGGG GTACCCCGTGGTCCTGGTGGATCTCGTGAATATCTTGGTAGAGGCCCTCCTGGAACTGGGCGATGTTTTAACTGTGGGATTGATGGCCACTGGGCTAGAGATTGCAAGGCTGGAGACTGGAAAAATAAGTGCTATCGCTGTGGTGAACGGGGTCACATAGAAAAGAATTGCCAGAACAGTCCTAAGAAATTGAA ACGTGGAAGTTACTCACGTTCACCCAGTCCTCGCCGTGGTAGAAGCCGCAGTCGTAGTTACAGCAGAGGTCGTAGCTACAG TCGTTCTAGATCACCcgtaaaaagagagagaagccTTGAACGATCAGATAAAAGATCAAGGAGTCCGAGAGGCAGGTCAAGCCCAAAGAGGCATAGTTTGTCACCTCCTCCTTCGAAAGCTATGAAACGTAGCCCCACACCTGATGAGAGGAGTCCAGAAGAAGCAAGACACAGTCTGTCCCCTGGAAAGCGAGACAGTCCAAGAGGAGGGAGGAGCAGGAGTCCGAGAGGTAGGAGCAGCAGGAGTCCGAGAGGTAGGAGCAGCAGGAGTCCAAGAGGTAGAAGCATCAGTCCAAGAGGTAGGAGCAGCATCAGTCCAAGAGGTAGGAGCAGCAGAAGTCCAAGAGGTAGGAGCAGCAGAAGTCCAAGAGGTAGAAGCATCAGTCCAAGAGGTAGAAGCAGGAGTCCAGTAGATAGGAGCAGGAGTCCAATGGATAGGAGCAGGAGCCCAATGGATAGGAGCAGGAGCCCAATGGATGAAGGCGAGGACTTCAATGGTGGTGGAAGTAGGAATTATCGGAGGGAAGAAAATGGCTACAGTCGCAGCCCCAGTCCATTGCCCAGAGAAGAAGCGAGTCCTGTAAACGATGAAGATAATAATGGTTCTCCAAGGGGGGGCAGCGAGTCTGCTTAA
- the LOC111781318 gene encoding probable protein phosphatase 2C 38 isoform X2, translating to MVSETLMKIVSPCWKPSVEGENSSRGGDASGRVDGLLWYKDSGRHINGEFSMAVIQANNLLEDRSQLESGPLSSFESGPIGTFVGIYDGHGGPEAAEFISDRLFNNMKKFIPENRGVSAEIINKAFLETEEEFLSLVKKQWLSKPQIASVGSCCLVGIICCGLLYIANAGDSRVVLGRFEKTHKEVKAIQLSSEHNASIESVREELHSLHPGDPQIVVLKHKVWRVKGVIQVSRSLGDAYLKKTEFNREPLLPKFRLPEPFHKPILKAEPAIVVQKLYPEDQFLIFASDGLWEYISNQEAVDIVHSCPRNGVARKLVKAALHGAAKKREMRYTDLKKIDRGVRRHFHDDITVVVLFLDSHLISRSPSYGPMLSIRGGSGILARS from the exons ATGGTATCAGAAACTTTGATGAAGATTGTATCACCTTGCTGGAAACCTTCTGTTGAAGGTGAAAATTCCAGCAGAGGTGGGGATGCGAGTGGTCGGGTTGATGGATTGTTATGGTACAAGGATTCTGGCCGCCATATTAATGGGGAATTCTCAATGGCGGTTATTCAGGCAAATAATTTGTTGGAAGATCGTAGCCAACTCGAGTCAGGGCCACTGAGCTCATTTGAATCAGGTCCCATTGGGACGTTcgttggaatctatgatggccATGGAGGACCTGAAGCTGCAGAATTCATAAGTGATCGTCTGTTCAATAATATGAAGA AATTTATTCCAGAAAATCGGGGAGTATCTGCTGAAATTataaacaaagcattcttggAGACAGAGGAGGAATTTTTGTCTCTTGTAAAGAAACAATGGCTTAGTAAGCCTCAAATTGCTTCGGTTGGTTCATGCTGTTTGGTAGGCATAATATGTTGTGGATTACTGTATATTGCAAATGCTGGAGATTCTAGAGTGGTGTTGGGAAGATTTGAAAAAACTCATAAAGAGGTTAAAGCCATCCAATTGTCATCTGAGCACAATGCTAGTATTGAATCTGTGCGAGAGGAGTTGCACTCGTTGCATCCCGGTGATCCGCAGATCGTTGTGCTAAAGCACAAGGTGTGGCGCGTGAAGGGTGTTATAcag GTCTCAAGATCCCTTGGTGATGCTTATCTGAAGAAAACAGAGTTCAACCGAGAGCCTCTCTTGCCCAAGTTCAGATTACCAGAACCATTCCACAAGCCAATTCTTAAAGCCGAGCCTGCTATTGTAGTGCAGAAACTGTATCCGGAGGATCAGTTCCTTATCTTTGCTTCAGATGGTCTTTGGGAGTATATAAGCAATCAGGAAGCTGTCGACATCGTCCATAGTTGTCCACGTAAC GGGGTTGCAAGGAAACTGGTTAAAGCGGCCCTTCATGGAGCtgcaaagaaaagagaaatgagaTACACAGACTTGAAGAAGATCGACCGCGGGGTAAGAAGGCATTTTCACGACGACATAACTGTTGTAGTATTGTTCCTGGATTCGCATTTGATTAGTCGAAGTCCGAGCTACGGACCGATGCTTTCAATCAGAGGAGGTTCTGGTATCCTGGCTAGATCGTAG
- the LOC111789907 gene encoding protein IN2-1 homolog B isoform X2 — protein sequence MATWTLGSSIGVSQPSSCSDVSLPCIPFSSPRLSFSSIIISPLKLQRQVSRRTARPVISVKMSAAEAFQEVLPPALTSASEPPPIFDGTTRLYISYTCPYAQRVWITRNCKGLQNKIQLVPINLRDRPSWYKEKVYPPNKVPALEHNNEVKGESLDLIRYIDSNFEGPSLFPEGRREFAEELMNYVNSFRGSVVSSFKGDRNEADVAFDYIESALSKYGDGPFFIGQFSLVDIAYAPFIERYQPFLLEVKTYDITAGRPKLAAWIEEMNKIEGYQQTKGDPREHVDNFKKRFLSPS from the exons ATGGCGACTTGGACACTCGGCAGCTCCATCGGCGTCTCACAGCCATCGTCTTGCTCAGATGTTTCACTTCCTTGCATTCCGTTTTCATCCCCGAGATTAAGCTTCTCCAGCATCATTATTTCTCCTCTTAAGCTTCAAAGACAAGTATCTCGAAGAACAGCCAGACCTGTAATTTCTGTGAAAATGTCTGCTGCTGA AGCTTTTCAGGAAGTTCTTCCCCCAGCCCTCACTTCGGCTTCAGAACCACCTCCTATCTTTGATGGAACAACGAG GCTTTACATATCTTATACATGCCCTTATGCGCAGCGTGTTTGGATTACTCGGAACTGTAAG GGTTTGCAGAATAAGATACAATTGGTTCCAATAAATCTACGAGATAGGCCATCTTGGTACAAGGAAAAAGTTTACCCACCTAACAAG GTGCCAGCTCTTGAACATAATAATGAGGTCAAAGGAGAGAGTCTTGACTTGATTAGATATATTGACAGCAATTTTGAGGGGCCTTCATTATTTCCTGAg GGAAGGAGAGAGTTTGCTGAAGAATTGATGAACTACGTGAACTCTTTCAGGGGATCCGTGGTGTCTTCATTTAAAGGAGACCGAAATGAAGCTG ACGTGGCCTTCGACTACATCGAATCAGCTCTTTCAAAATATGGAGATGGCCCATTTTTTATAGGTCAGTTTAGTTTG GTGGATATAGCTTATGCTCCGTTTATTGAAAGGTATCAGCCGTTCTTATTGGAAGTAAAAACATATGATATCACGGCTGGCAGGCCAAAGCTGGCAGCTTGGATTGAG GAGATGAACAAGATCGAGGGTTACCAACAAACGAAGGGCGATCCACGGGAGCATGTTGATAACTTTAAGAAGCGGTTTTTG
- the LOC111789577 gene encoding nitrilase-like protein 2, translating into MSVSPWLSPNQTLIRFTIPTVSARDHLPLIRSNFATAFTGGSDMAVNSVRVAVAQMTSINDLSFNFATCSRLVKEAVSAGAKLVCFPEDFSFMPAKDGEGQKIAEPLDGPILNQYCSLARESSIWLSLGGFQEKGPDDEHFYNTHVIVDDSGTIRSTYRKIHLFDVDVPGGRVYKESSYTKAGEDIVAVDSPIGRLGLTVCYDLRFPELYQQLRFQHNAQVLLVPSAFTKETGEAHWEILLRSRAIENQCYVIAAAQAGKAIGKRESYGDSLIIDPWGKIVGRLSDRLATGIAVADIDFDLIESVRSRLPIAQQRKPFDFWKPASM; encoded by the exons ATGTCCGTTTCTCCGTGGCTATCCCCCAATCAGACTCTGATTCGATTCACTATTCCGACTGTTTCAGCTCGAGATCACCTTCCGTTGATTCGTTCGAATTTCGCAACCGCGTTTACCGGTGGATCGGACATGGCAGTTAACTCCGTTCGTGTCGCCGTCGCTCAAATGACCTCCATTAACGACCTCTCTTTCAACTTCGCCACATGTTCTCGCCTCGTCAAA GAAGCAGTTTCAGCTGGAGCAAAACTGGTATGCTTCCCAgaggatttttcttttatgccTGCCAAAGATGGGGAAGGTCAAAAGATTGCAGAGCCTTTAGACGGACCAATTTTGAATCAGTACTGCTCTTTAGCAAG AGAATCCAGCATATGGCTATCACTAGGAGGTTTCCAAGAAAAGGGACCTGATGATGAACATTTCTACAACACACATGTCATAGTTGATGACAGTGGAACTATCAGGAGCACTTATAGGAAAATACACCT gTTTGATGTCGACGTTCCTGGTGGAAGAGTATATAAAGAAAGCAGCTATACAAAGGCAG gaGAAGACATTGTGGCAGTTGACAGTCCTATTGGAAGACTTGGCCTGACTGTATGCTATGATTTGAGATTTCCAGAGCTCTACCAGCAGTTGAGATTCCAACACAATGCTCAA GTCTTATTGGTTCCTTCAGcttttacaaaagaaactGGGGAGGCACATTGGGAAATTCTTCTTCGTTCTCGAGCAATTGAGAATCAATGCTAC GTCATAGCTGCTGCTCAAGCGGGAAAAGCTATTGGGAAAAGAGAGAGTTATGGTGACTCCTTAATCATTGATCCATGGGGAAAAATAGTCGGTCGATTATCTG aTCGATTAGCAACTGGCATTGCTGTAGCAgacattgattttgatttgatcgAGTCAGTGAGGTCAAGGCTTCCAATTGCCCAG CAACGGAAGCCCTTCGACTTCTGGAAACCAGCATCAATGTGA